A single Thermoanaerobacterium sp. RBIITD DNA region contains:
- the panD gene encoding aspartate 1-decarboxylase: MQRFMMKSKIHRATVKDANLNYMGSITIDKKLMELADILPGEKVQIVNNNNGARFETYVIEGEENSGMICLNGAAARLCIPGDTIIIISYAIMEDNDARNYKPKIVFVDENNNPKE; this comes from the coding sequence ATGCAGAGATTCATGATGAAGTCAAAAATTCATAGAGCAACAGTCAAAGATGCAAATCTTAATTATATGGGATCTATCACAATAGATAAAAAGCTTATGGAACTTGCTGATATATTGCCAGGCGAAAAAGTACAAATCGTAAATAACAACAATGGTGCAAGATTTGAAACATATGTTATAGAAGGTGAAGAAAACTCAGGCATGATATGTTTAAATGGCGCCGCTGCAAGATTATGTATCCCAGGTGACACGATCATTATTATTTCATACGCAATTATGGAGGATAATGATGCAAGGAATTATAAGCCGAAAATTGTCTTTGTTGATGAAAATAATAATCCAAAAGAATAA
- a CDS encoding phosphopentomutase produces the protein MFKKVVLIVLDSVGAGEAPDAYKFGDEGSNTLGHICDVTGVNLPNMERLGLGNILPLKSVKANANAIGGYGKMRECSFGKDTTTGHWEIAGLWIERAFPTFPNGFPDEIIKSFEEKIGRKIIGNKPASGTEIIKELGEEHMKSGSPIVYTSADSVFQIAAHEEIIPLEELYSYCSIAREMLKGDYAVGRVIARPFTGKPGNFTRTENRRDFSLKPFKPTILEILKEAGFEVFAIGKIEDIFAGCGITGRDHTTNNKDGITATIKAIDDVKNGLIFTNLVDFDMLYGHRNNPHGYADALKYFDDKLPEILSKLTADDLLIITADHGNDPTTKSTDHSREYVPLLVYSPRFKHGVNLGVRDTFSDIAATVAEIFNVKSTGHGTSFLDELPI, from the coding sequence ATGTTTAAAAAAGTAGTATTAATCGTACTTGATAGCGTCGGTGCAGGTGAAGCACCTGATGCATATAAATTTGGTGATGAAGGTTCAAATACACTTGGGCATATATGTGATGTAACAGGTGTCAATCTACCTAATATGGAAAGACTTGGACTTGGTAATATATTACCACTTAAGAGTGTCAAAGCAAATGCAAATGCTATAGGCGGATATGGCAAGATGAGGGAGTGCTCTTTTGGCAAGGATACTACAACAGGCCACTGGGAAATTGCAGGATTATGGATTGAAAGGGCATTTCCAACTTTTCCAAACGGCTTTCCAGATGAGATAATAAAGTCCTTTGAAGAAAAGATAGGAAGAAAGATTATTGGGAATAAACCTGCATCAGGCACTGAAATAATAAAAGAGCTCGGTGAAGAACATATGAAGTCAGGTTCACCGATTGTTTATACATCTGCAGACAGTGTATTCCAAATTGCCGCACATGAAGAAATTATTCCACTTGAAGAATTGTATAGTTATTGCTCAATTGCAAGGGAAATGCTTAAAGGAGATTATGCAGTAGGTAGAGTTATAGCAAGACCCTTTACTGGCAAACCAGGTAATTTTACAAGAACCGAAAATAGACGTGATTTTTCATTAAAACCATTTAAGCCAACAATACTTGAAATTCTAAAAGAAGCTGGATTTGAAGTGTTTGCAATTGGCAAAATAGAGGATATTTTTGCTGGATGCGGTATAACGGGCAGGGATCATACGACAAATAACAAAGATGGTATAACTGCAACTATAAAAGCGATAGATGATGTGAAAAATGGACTGATTTTTACAAATCTTGTAGACTTTGATATGTTGTATGGACATAGAAATAATCCGCATGGTTATGCAGATGCATTAAAATACTTTGATGATAAATTACCTGAAATATTATCAAAACTCACTGCTGATGATTTACTAATAATTACTGCTGACCATGGCAATGACCCCACGACTAAAAGTACGGACCATTCAAGGGAATATGTACCACTACTTGTATATAGTCCGCGATTCAAACATGGTGTAAATCTTGGTGTTAGAGATACTTTTTCGGATATTGCTGCAACAGTTGCGGAGATATTCAATGTAAAAAGTACTGGACATGGAACATCATTTCTTGATGAATTGCCAATATAG
- a CDS encoding cytidine deaminase, with the protein MDHKKLLDLAKEAREKAYVPYSHFKVGACVISEEGNIYKGCNIENSSYGLTNCAERTALFNAYSNGDTKLKAIAVIADTVGPVSPCGACRQVIFELGGEDLTVILGNLKGDYIVTKAKDLLPGAFSLTGTGDGSVSNSKEK; encoded by the coding sequence ATGGATCATAAAAAATTATTGGATTTGGCGAAAGAGGCGAGGGAGAAGGCTTATGTGCCATACTCCCATTTTAAAGTTGGAGCATGTGTCATTTCCGAAGAAGGAAATATATATAAAGGCTGTAATATCGAAAATTCTTCATATGGGCTTACGAATTGTGCTGAGAGGACGGCATTATTTAATGCATATTCAAATGGTGATACAAAACTTAAAGCTATAGCAGTTATAGCAGATACAGTTGGCCCTGTTTCACCATGTGGTGCATGTAGACAGGTGATATTTGAACTCGGTGGTGAAGATTTAACAGTTATACTTGGTAACCTCAAAGGTGATTACATAGTAACAAAAGCAAAGGATTTACTGCCAGGTGCCTTTTCATTAACCGGAACAGGTGACGGTTCAGTGTCAAACTCAAAAGAAAAATAA
- a CDS encoding methyl-accepting chemotaxis protein — protein sequence MVKTLRGELIRAFVVIGILIIALSITVNVGILNTKNNIANLRRFVVNEILNISNSQVQFAQYSGTLLTDLNSYTSGQINKYSLNADLNNLIADISNIKNVLDDFKSTKIYPLLKQDVDNINENMNNLKDSVNNLSEKYDSTVDSDKVVKINFYVSQIQNNMSDFSNKYSQGFLPMFNDMIDSNDKIFKISVSISIFCVIVIIIYSILTVRRLKKLSKQINSEVNKSMEHSKKVLDSSIELKKMSEENTENIKMSRDGVEQLTYSINTIAENANEVASSIVNVSEINEELSKSSENLINNMNDAINKIHEIEENVAVQGNVVRKLIDTLNQSLKSSKNTSNELKELDKKMAGIREILSAISEIADQTNLLSLNAAIEAARAGEYGKGFAVVADEIRKLAKQSTESVVKIGEIIENITSYTGKTIDSVIYDIDNSRKAADEVNKVLDIFNEVKNGFDKISQIIGSISNVTSETAAGSDKTLQAVRNVMGASQNISAQVEELLASSEQLLDMINKVDENNTKNLDYVKNQVTFTEEQKTNMQIITNAVKML from the coding sequence ATGGTTAAAACATTAAGAGGAGAACTTATAAGAGCATTTGTAGTAATCGGTATTTTAATTATAGCCTTATCAATAACTGTTAATGTCGGTATATTAAACACAAAAAACAATATAGCTAATTTAAGAAGATTTGTTGTTAATGAAATACTAAATATATCAAATTCACAGGTACAATTTGCACAATATAGCGGAACACTATTAACAGATTTAAATAGTTATACAAGTGGACAAATAAATAAATACTCTTTAAATGCTGATTTAAATAATCTAATTGCAGATATTTCAAACATAAAAAATGTTTTAGATGATTTTAAGAGTACTAAAATATATCCATTGCTAAAACAGGATGTAGATAACATCAATGAGAACATGAATAACCTAAAAGATTCTGTCAATAATCTATCAGAAAAATACGATTCTACGGTTGATAGTGATAAAGTTGTAAAAATAAATTTTTATGTATCACAGATACAGAATAATATGAGCGACTTTAGCAATAAATATTCTCAAGGCTTTTTACCTATGTTTAATGATATGATAGATAGCAATGACAAAATATTTAAAATATCTGTTAGTATAAGTATATTTTGCGTAATTGTAATTATTATTTATTCCATCTTAACAGTTAGAAGACTTAAAAAGCTATCAAAGCAAATAAATAGCGAAGTAAATAAATCAATGGAACACTCAAAGAAAGTTCTTGATTCTTCTATAGAGCTAAAAAAGATGTCTGAGGAAAATACAGAGAATATTAAGATGTCAAGAGATGGTGTTGAACAGCTTACATACAGCATAAATACAATTGCCGAAAATGCTAATGAAGTAGCATCATCAATTGTAAATGTATCAGAAATAAATGAGGAACTATCAAAGTCATCTGAAAATCTAATAAATAATATGAACGATGCGATTAACAAGATTCACGAAATTGAAGAAAATGTAGCAGTTCAAGGAAATGTAGTAAGAAAACTTATAGATACGCTAAATCAAAGCCTAAAAAGTTCAAAGAATACTTCAAACGAATTGAAAGAACTTGATAAAAAAATGGCAGGAATCAGAGAAATATTATCAGCTATCTCAGAAATTGCGGATCAAACAAATCTTTTATCATTGAATGCTGCAATTGAAGCTGCGAGAGCAGGTGAATACGGGAAAGGATTTGCTGTTGTCGCAGATGAAATAAGAAAACTTGCAAAACAATCAACAGAAAGCGTAGTGAAAATAGGAGAAATTATAGAAAACATAACTAGCTACACTGGAAAAACTATCGATAGCGTTATATATGATATAGACAATTCAAGGAAGGCTGCAGACGAAGTTAATAAGGTACTTGACATATTTAATGAAGTAAAAAATGGATTTGATAAAATATCTCAAATAATAGGCAGTATATCAAATGTGACAAGTGAAACAGCCGCAGGTTCTGACAAAACACTGCAGGCCGTAAGAAATGTTATGGGAGCATCACAAAACATATCTGCGCAGGTTGAGGAGCTTCTAGCTTCATCAGAACAGTTGCTTGATATGATTAATAAAGTCGACGAAAATAACACAAAAAATTTAGATTACGTAAAAAATCAGGTCACATTTACAGAAGAGCAAAAGACAAATATGCAAATCATTACAAATGCAGTAAAGATGCTATAA
- a CDS encoding PRD domain-containing protein — translation MESYKSLVAINRIESDMPISNELLSPIKRKFKKAYKIALNVALIIKNYLEKDVPEDEIGYLAINIQRLINNV, via the coding sequence TTGGAAAGCTACAAAAGTTTGGTTGCAATAAATAGAATAGAAAGTGACATGCCGATATCAAATGAGCTACTTTCACCAATTAAAAGAAAATTTAAAAAAGCGTATAAAATAGCATTAAATGTAGCATTAATTATAAAAAATTACCTTGAGAAAGATGTACCAGAAGATGAAATAGGATATCTTGCAATAAATATACAAAGGTTAATAAACAATGTCTAA
- the tyrS gene encoding tyrosine--tRNA ligase → MSVFDILKERNFIEQMTHEDEIKELLDKKKVTFYIGFDPTADSLHVGHFLQLMVMAHMQRAGHRPIVLIGGGTAMVGDPTGKTDMRKMLTKEEISHNAESFKKQMSRFIDFSGGKAILANNADWLLNLNYVEFLRDIGIHFSVNKMLTAECFKTRLERGLSFLEFNYMLMQAYDFLMLNQKYDCILEMGGDDQWSNILAGVDLVRRKEGKQAYGMTFTLLTTSEGKKMGKTEKGAIWLDPEKTPPYDFYQYWRNVDDSDVEKCLSLLTFLPMDEVRRLGSLKDKEINEAKKVLAYEVTKLVHGEDEANKAQKAAEALFEKSGDLSNVPTLKIPHDMINTNLLDVLVKTNIIPSKSEGRRLIKQGGLYVNDVNINDIDTLITEDLFKNGYMLVRKGKKSYNKIIVE, encoded by the coding sequence ATGTCAGTATTTGATATACTTAAAGAAAGAAATTTTATTGAGCAGATGACACACGAGGATGAAATAAAAGAATTACTTGATAAAAAGAAGGTAACATTCTATATTGGATTTGATCCGACAGCAGATAGTCTACATGTCGGACATTTTCTGCAGCTAATGGTGATGGCGCATATGCAAAGAGCCGGTCATAGGCCAATTGTATTAATTGGCGGTGGCACTGCAATGGTGGGCGACCCAACAGGAAAGACAGATATGAGGAAGATGCTTACAAAGGAAGAGATTTCACACAATGCTGAATCATTTAAAAAGCAGATGAGCCGCTTTATAGACTTTAGTGGTGGGAAGGCAATCCTTGCAAATAACGCTGATTGGCTATTGAACCTAAATTATGTAGAATTTTTAAGAGATATAGGTATACATTTTTCTGTAAATAAGATGCTGACAGCGGAGTGTTTTAAGACAAGACTTGAGAGAGGACTATCATTCTTAGAATTTAATTATATGCTCATGCAGGCATATGATTTTCTAATGTTAAACCAGAAATACGACTGCATTCTTGAAATGGGTGGAGATGACCAATGGTCAAATATTTTAGCTGGTGTTGACCTCGTAAGGAGAAAAGAAGGTAAACAAGCATATGGTATGACATTTACTTTGCTTACTACAAGCGAGGGCAAGAAAATGGGGAAAACTGAAAAAGGAGCAATTTGGCTTGACCCTGAAAAGACGCCACCGTACGATTTCTATCAATACTGGCGAAATGTAGATGATTCCGATGTTGAGAAGTGCCTTTCATTGCTTACATTTTTGCCAATGGATGAAGTAAGGAGGCTTGGTTCCCTAAAGGATAAAGAAATAAATGAAGCAAAGAAAGTATTGGCATATGAAGTAACAAAGCTTGTACATGGAGAGGATGAAGCAAATAAGGCACAAAAGGCGGCAGAAGCTTTATTTGAGAAAAGTGGAGATTTGAGCAATGTCCCAACATTAAAAATTCCTCACGACATGATTAATACAAACTTACTTGATGTACTTGTTAAGACAAATATAATTCCTTCAAAGAGTGAGGGGAGAAGGCTTATAAAACAGGGCGGGCTTTATGTCAATGATGTCAACATTAATGATATAGATACTTTAATTACGGAGGATTTATTTAAAAATGGCTATATGCTTGTTAGAAAGGGTAAAAAATCTTATAACAAAATAATAGTAGAATAA
- a CDS encoding aconitate hydratase produces MNLAQKIISKHLVEGKMVKGNEIAIKIDQTLTQDSTGTMAYLQLEALGVDKVKTELSVAYIDHNMLQEGFENADDHNYIKTVAAKHGIYFSRPGNGICHQVHLERFGKPGKTLLGSDSHTPTGGGIGMLAIGAGGLDVALAMAGEPYRIIMPEIINVKLTGKLKPWVSAKDIILELLRRLTVKGGVGKIFEYSGDGVATLSVPERATITNMGAELGATTSIFPSDFKTYEFLKAQQREDDFEAIFADSDAEYDGVVEINLDELEPMVALPHSPDNVVKVKDAGKVKVDQVAIGSCTNSSYTDMMKVASILKGRLIAEGVSLVVSPGSRQVLNMLAKNGALSDLISAGARILECACGPCIGMGQAPATNAVSLRTFNRNFYGRCGTKSAKVYLVSPEVAAASALSGYLIDPRELGEEVKIEMPEKFIVNDNMIIKPPKDSDEFEVVRGPNIKPFPLNAPLSDIEKRVLIKVGDDITTDHIMPSNAKLLPLRSNIPELSKHCFETIDPEFSKRAVEYGGGIIVGGNNYGQGSSREHAALAPLQLGVKAVIAKSFARIHKANLINSGILPLTFVNADDYDKIEQGDVLRIDNVIKQVMSKDKITVLNETKGYTFKVDLDVTDRNREILLEGGLINYVKKKEKSNIKNF; encoded by the coding sequence GTGAATTTAGCACAAAAAATAATAAGCAAACATTTAGTAGAAGGAAAGATGGTTAAAGGAAACGAGATAGCTATTAAAATTGATCAGACATTGACACAGGATTCAACAGGTACAATGGCATATCTTCAGTTGGAAGCTCTTGGCGTTGACAAAGTAAAAACAGAACTTTCTGTTGCATACATTGACCACAATATGTTGCAGGAAGGCTTTGAAAATGCTGATGACCATAATTATATAAAGACTGTTGCAGCAAAACATGGAATATATTTTTCAAGGCCTGGCAATGGCATATGTCATCAAGTACATCTCGAAAGGTTTGGGAAACCCGGAAAGACTCTTTTAGGCTCTGACAGCCATACACCAACAGGCGGCGGTATCGGCATGTTGGCAATTGGTGCAGGTGGCCTCGATGTTGCACTTGCCATGGCAGGTGAACCATATAGAATTATAATGCCTGAGATTATAAATGTAAAGTTAACTGGAAAGCTTAAACCATGGGTATCTGCAAAAGACATAATATTAGAATTATTGAGAAGGCTGACCGTTAAAGGTGGAGTTGGTAAGATATTCGAATATTCGGGTGATGGTGTTGCTACACTATCTGTGCCTGAAAGAGCTACAATCACAAACATGGGAGCTGAACTCGGCGCAACAACATCTATTTTTCCTTCAGATTTCAAAACTTACGAATTTCTTAAGGCGCAACAAAGGGAAGACGACTTTGAGGCAATTTTTGCAGATAGTGACGCAGAATATGATGGAGTTGTTGAAATAAACCTCGATGAGCTTGAACCTATGGTAGCACTACCACATAGCCCTGATAATGTCGTAAAGGTAAAAGACGCCGGTAAAGTAAAAGTAGATCAAGTCGCTATAGGTTCCTGCACAAATTCCTCTTATACAGATATGATGAAAGTTGCATCTATTTTAAAGGGAAGACTGATAGCAGAAGGTGTAAGCCTTGTAGTATCGCCTGGTTCAAGGCAGGTTTTAAATATGCTTGCAAAAAATGGTGCACTATCTGACTTGATTTCAGCTGGCGCCAGAATATTAGAATGTGCATGTGGACCATGTATAGGTATGGGTCAGGCACCAGCAACAAATGCTGTATCACTTAGAACATTTAATAGGAATTTTTACGGTAGATGTGGTACAAAATCTGCTAAGGTGTATCTTGTTAGCCCAGAAGTTGCAGCAGCATCTGCATTATCAGGATATCTAATCGATCCTCGGGAATTAGGGGAAGAGGTAAAGATAGAAATGCCTGAAAAATTTATTGTTAATGATAATATGATAATAAAGCCTCCAAAAGATTCAGACGAATTTGAAGTCGTGAGGGGACCAAATATAAAACCTTTCCCACTAAATGCACCACTTAGTGATATAGAAAAAAGAGTCTTGATAAAAGTCGGTGATGACATAACGACAGATCATATAATGCCTTCAAATGCTAAATTATTGCCATTGAGATCAAACATCCCCGAACTATCGAAACATTGCTTCGAAACAATCGATCCTGAATTTTCAAAAAGGGCGGTTGAGTATGGTGGTGGAATCATCGTTGGTGGTAATAATTACGGACAGGGTTCCAGCCGTGAACATGCAGCATTAGCACCGCTCCAACTTGGTGTCAAGGCTGTTATTGCTAAGTCATTTGCAAGGATCCACAAGGCAAATCTTATCAATAGTGGTATACTTCCATTGACATTTGTAAATGCTGATGATTATGACAAGATAGAGCAAGGTGACGTGCTTAGGATTGACAATGTAATAAAACAGGTTATGTCAAAGGATAAGATCACCGTTTTAAATGAAACTAAAGGCTATACATTTAAAGTGGATCTAGATGTGACAGATAGAAATAGAGAAATATTGCTTGAAGGCGGACTTATAAATTATGTAAAGAAAAAGGAAAAAAGTAATATAAAAAATTTTTGA
- a CDS encoding GntR family transcriptional regulator codes for MLMSDKKPLYELALNKMEELIKTGVWKEGIKLPSEASLSKEFGISRATLREAMRIMEDEGLIAKQQGVGTFVRKRPVIRSGLEELFSVTALIKRQGMKPGTKDFTFYRLPAIESEARNLKLATGEEIYKVERVRTADDIPVVYCIDRLPVEILRDNFSGFEQSMFAYLEKEHNIKITYAISNIKVVRHDAIIEKKLNVGENSSILLLEQIHYDDNNRPILYSSNYFNADKFDFYIIRKRD; via the coding sequence ATGTTAATGTCAGATAAAAAGCCACTATATGAACTTGCTCTTAACAAGATGGAAGAGCTGATTAAAACTGGTGTGTGGAAGGAAGGAATAAAACTTCCTTCCGAAGCCAGTCTTTCAAAGGAATTTGGTATAAGCAGGGCTACACTTAGAGAAGCGATGAGAATAATGGAAGATGAAGGACTGATAGCAAAGCAGCAAGGCGTTGGAACTTTTGTTCGCAAGAGGCCAGTTATTAGAAGCGGGCTTGAAGAGCTTTTCAGCGTTACAGCACTGATAAAAAGGCAAGGAATGAAGCCAGGAACAAAAGATTTTACATTTTATAGGCTGCCAGCCATAGAGAGTGAAGCGAGAAATCTAAAGCTTGCGACTGGGGAAGAAATATATAAAGTGGAAAGAGTAAGGACAGCGGATGACATACCTGTAGTATATTGTATAGATAGATTACCAGTTGAAATACTTAGAGATAATTTTAGTGGTTTTGAACAATCGATGTTTGCATATCTAGAAAAGGAGCATAATATCAAGATAACTTATGCTATATCGAATATTAAAGTTGTCAGGCATGATGCTATTATTGAGAAAAAACTAAATGTAGGGGAAAATAGCTCAATATTATTGCTTGAGCAGATTCATTACGATGACAACAATAGACCGATTTTGTATTCATCAAACTATTTCAATGCGGATAAATTTGATTTTTATATAATCAGAAAACGTGATTAA
- a CDS encoding HD domain-containing protein translates to MDSDRLKKQIEFIVEIDKIKQVFRQTLLMDGSRHENDAEHSWHLAMMAMLLSEYTNEKVDVCHVIKMVMVHDIVEIDAGDTFVYDEKGYLDKSDREKKAADRIFNILPDDQAKEIRALWEEFEERKTPDAKYASALDRIQPILHNYYTKGHSWKEHGVKSYQVLERNKIVSEIAPELWKFINEILEDSIKKGYIER, encoded by the coding sequence ATGGATAGCGATAGATTAAAAAAACAGATAGAATTCATAGTAGAAATTGATAAAATAAAACAAGTTTTTAGACAAACACTATTGATGGATGGTTCAAGGCATGAGAATGATGCGGAACATTCTTGGCATCTTGCTATGATGGCAATGCTTCTATCAGAGTATACAAATGAAAAGGTAGATGTATGTCATGTCATCAAAATGGTAATGGTACATGATATAGTTGAGATTGATGCAGGTGATACATTTGTGTACGACGAAAAAGGATACCTCGATAAGTCTGACAGGGAGAAAAAAGCCGCTGATAGGATATTCAATATATTGCCAGATGATCAGGCGAAAGAGATAAGAGCCTTGTGGGAAGAGTTTGAGGAACGTAAAACACCGGATGCTAAATATGCGTCTGCACTTGATAGAATTCAGCCAATATTACATAATTATTATACGAAGGGCCATTCATGGAAAGAACACGGTGTTAAGAGCTACCAAGTACTTGAAAGAAATAAAATTGTAAGTGAAATAGCGCCGGAATTATGGAAATTTATAAATGAAATATTAGAAGATTCAATTAAAAAGGGGTATATAGAGAGATAA
- a CDS encoding pyrimidine-nucleoside phosphorylase translates to MRMYDLIMKKRNGGTLSKDEIDFIISSYTKDYLPDYQMSALLMAIYFKGMNPEETSNLTMAMAHSGDILDLSGISGIKVDKHSTGGVADTTTLVLAPLVAACGAPVAKMSGRGLGHTGGTIDKLESIPGMRIELSEREFIDNVNKHGIAIIGQTGNLTPADKKLYALRDVTATVDSIPLIASSIMSKKIASGADGIVLDVKLGRGAFMKDLESAKKLAKLMVDIGNSVGRKTVAHVTNMDEPLGLAIGNSLEVIEAIEVLKGHGSKDLLDVCMVLGSDMLTISGVAKDSDEAKRMLNDALTSGKALMKFREFLSSQGGDDRIVDDFSLLPQAKYVEAWTAGEDIYIKDLLALDLGLIAMKLGAGREKKEDTIDLSVGIMLGGKVGDIVKKGDPIATVYANDKEKLKWALNEIKKYIVVTDKYVERPKLIYM, encoded by the coding sequence ATGCGAATGTATGACCTTATTATGAAGAAGAGAAATGGCGGTACTCTTTCAAAAGATGAAATAGATTTTATTATATCATCATATACAAAGGATTACCTTCCAGATTATCAGATGAGTGCGCTTCTGATGGCTATATATTTTAAGGGAATGAATCCTGAGGAGACATCTAATCTTACAATGGCAATGGCACATTCAGGTGACATACTTGATTTATCAGGTATTTCGGGAATAAAAGTTGACAAACATTCGACAGGTGGCGTAGCAGATACAACGACACTTGTACTGGCACCACTTGTAGCCGCATGTGGTGCACCTGTTGCAAAGATGTCAGGAAGAGGACTTGGGCACACTGGTGGTACTATTGATAAGCTTGAATCTATACCTGGTATGAGAATCGAACTTAGCGAAAGAGAATTTATTGACAATGTTAATAAACATGGAATTGCTATTATAGGGCAGACCGGCAATTTAACACCGGCCGATAAAAAGCTTTATGCCTTAAGAGATGTTACAGCAACAGTCGATTCGATACCGCTTATAGCAAGCTCTATAATGAGCAAAAAAATTGCATCTGGTGCTGATGGCATAGTTCTTGATGTGAAGTTAGGCCGTGGCGCATTCATGAAAGACTTAGAGAGTGCTAAAAAGCTCGCAAAGCTTATGGTAGATATAGGAAACTCAGTTGGCAGAAAAACTGTCGCACATGTGACAAATATGGATGAGCCATTAGGACTTGCTATAGGAAATTCTCTTGAGGTTATTGAAGCCATCGAGGTACTGAAAGGCCATGGTTCGAAAGACTTACTTGATGTTTGTATGGTACTTGGATCAGATATGCTTACGATATCAGGCGTTGCAAAAGATTCAGACGAAGCGAAGAGGATGCTAAATGATGCATTAACAAGTGGAAAGGCTTTAATGAAATTCAGGGAATTCTTATCATCACAAGGTGGTGATGATAGGATCGTCGATGATTTTAGCCTTCTCCCACAGGCGAAATATGTTGAAGCATGGACAGCAGGTGAAGATATTTATATAAAAGATTTATTAGCATTGGATTTAGGGCTTATTGCAATGAAATTAGGGGCAGGAAGAGAGAAAAAAGAAGATACGATTGATTTATCAGTGGGAATTATGCTAGGCGGTAAAGTAGGTGACATAGTAAAAAAAGGTGATCCTATCGCAACGGTGTATGCAAATGATAAAGAAAAGCTCAAATGGGCGTTAAATGAAATTAAAAAATATATCGTTGTCACAGATAAATATGTTGAACGGCCCAAACTGATATATATGTAA
- the nifV gene encoding homocitrate synthase, translating into MKFKKEDGKIYLVDTTLRDGEQTAGVVFANSEKIRIAKMLDEIGVDQLEVGIPTMGGDEKETIAKIAKLGLNASIMAWNRAVINDVKESLECGVDAVAISISTSDIHIEHKLKTSRQWVLDHMTDAVHFAKKEGVYISVNAEDASRTDTSFLIEFARCAKEAGADRLRFCDTVGILDPFETYDMIKQIKDAIDIDIEMHTHNDFGMATANALAGLKAGANFVGVTVNGLGERAGNAALEEVVMALKHVYKHDIGIDTRKFREISEYVSTASGRQLPSWKAIVGTNVFAHESGIHVDGALKDPHTYEIFDPDEVGLERQIVIGKHSGTAALVNKFKEYGRVLPEDEAKELLPYVRSLSIQLKRPLFDKELIYLYEEHISAKKAM; encoded by the coding sequence ATGAAATTCAAAAAAGAAGATGGCAAGATATACCTTGTTGATACGACGCTAAGAGATGGAGAACAGACCGCTGGTGTTGTATTTGCTAATAGTGAGAAGATAAGAATTGCAAAGATGCTTGATGAAATAGGTGTTGACCAGCTAGAAGTTGGGATACCAACTATGGGCGGTGACGAGAAAGAAACGATTGCAAAAATTGCAAAACTCGGTTTAAATGCGAGTATAATGGCATGGAATAGAGCTGTTATAAATGACGTAAAAGAATCATTAGAATGCGGTGTTGATGCCGTTGCAATTTCAATTTCCACGTCAGATATTCATATTGAACACAAACTTAAAACTTCAAGGCAGTGGGTTTTAGATCATATGACAGATGCTGTACATTTTGCAAAAAAGGAAGGTGTTTATATTTCTGTAAATGCAGAAGATGCCTCAAGAACAGACACAAGCTTTCTTATTGAATTTGCAAGATGTGCAAAGGAGGCTGGTGCCGATAGGTTAAGATTCTGTGATACAGTCGGAATTTTAGACCCATTTGAAACTTATGATATGATAAAACAAATAAAAGATGCTATAGATATAGATATTGAGATGCATACACATAATGATTTTGGTATGGCAACTGCAAATGCATTAGCAGGACTTAAAGCAGGGGCAAATTTTGTTGGTGTCACTGTAAACGGCCTTGGTGAAAGAGCAGGAAATGCTGCACTTGAAGAAGTTGTAATGGCATTAAAGCATGTATATAAACATGATATTGGAATAGATACAAGGAAATTTAGAGAAATTTCAGAGTATGTTTCAACTGCATCAGGAAGGCAATTGCCATCGTGGAAAGCGATTGTTGGCACAAATGTATTTGCACATGAATCAGGAATACATGTTGATGGGGCATTAAAAGACCCTCACACATATGAGATATTTGATCCTGATGAAGTGGGACTCGAGAGACAAATAGTCATAGGCAAGCATTCTGGCACAGCAGCACTTGTCAATAAATTCAAAGAATATGGAAGGGTATTGCCGGAAGACGAAGCAAAAGAACTATTACCGTATGTCAGAAGTCTATCAATACAGCTTAAAAGACCGCTGTTTGATAAAGAATTGATATATCTATATGAAGAGCATATTTCTGCAAAAAAAGCTATGTAA